Part of the Lolium rigidum isolate FL_2022 chromosome 6, APGP_CSIRO_Lrig_0.1, whole genome shotgun sequence genome, TACCTGTGATGCATCGGCTGAGCCCGTACTCTCCTTCTGCCGGTGGGGTCGGCGACGCCTTCTACCGTGACACCCTCCGTCTTCACGCGCTCTTCGGCGATTCCACCGGTACCCCGCTCGTGGCATTGCCGGGCGCGTTCGAGTACCACGTCAGCATCGGCTACGGCACGCCGGCGCAGAAACTCACCATGGGGTTCGACACGGCCACCGTGGGAGCCACGCTTCTCCGGTGCAAGCCATGCGCTGCCGGCGATCCATGCCACAAAGCCTTCAACCCGTCCCGTTCGTCCTCCCTCGCGCAGATCCCATGTGGCTCGCAGGACTGCCCGTTCAAAGCATGCTCCGGCCCAACCTGCACGGTCGCCGTGACAAAGAAGGGCGCCGTCGTGCTGAACGCCACCTTCGTGACGGACACGCTCACGGCTGCGCCGGCCATCCCCGTGAATGACTTCAGGTTCGCCTGCCTGGAGATGGGCGGCGCCAGAACGACTGGCAGTGACAGCTCGTCCGGAGTGCTCGACCTCAGCCGGGAGAGCCACTCTCTGGCATCACGAGTCGTCTTGACTCCGGAAACGGTCGCCTTCTCCTACTGCCTGCCCTGGGACCCCGCCTCCAGAGGTTTCCTCTCCTTCGGCGCCGCCCGCCCGGAACGCGCCGGCCGCGGCGTGACCTACGCCACGCTACGGCGCAACGCCGCCCGTCCGAGCATGTACTTCGTCAAGCTCGTGGGCGTAACCGTCGGCCTGTCTGAGATCTCGGTTCCCCCCGCGCCGGCGATCGCCTGTGACGCGCTGGTGGAGGTGCACACGACCTTCACGTACCTGAAGCCGGAGGTGTATGCGGTTCTTCGCGACAAGTTCAGGCGGGGCATGAAGCAGTATGTGGTGGCACCGTCGTCAAGCGGGCTCGACACATGCTACGACTTCACCCACCTTAACACCATCGATATGCCGATGATCTCGCTCAGGTTCGAAGGCGGGACGACCCTGGAGCTCGGCATCGAGCAGATGATGTACTTCAAGGACCCCCGCAACATCTTCTCCGTGGGGTGCCTCGCTTTCGCTCCGGTGCCGGCCTACGCACCAGTCGTTGCGGTTATCGGGTCGCTGGCGCAGTCAGAGACGGAGGTGGTCTATGATGTGCTTCAAGGCAAGCTTGGGCTCGTCCCCGACCGCTGCTAGCTGATCGATCAAACGGATCAAGCGGCACGGGCGGGCGTGCATCTATCTATCCGTCGCATCTTGGTATACCAATGGCTTGCTTCTTCAAAATGACTTGATAATAAGATTCACAACCGACGTGCCAGTTTGTCACTCTGAAGTTCTCAACATGAGAGATAAGCAGGAGCTTTAGAAGCTGCTGTTATGCGGCCTTGCAAGTTGCTTGTTTTCTGTTAGATACAAATGCTTACACTGATGTTATTTCAACATTTTTGCCGCCATATTTTAGACTGGGTTGTTGTACATCTCCTCCATTTTGATGCACATAAGAAAGATTATAAGACGGCTTTAAATCATTTCAACTTGAAGATCCTTTTACAATGTCTCTTGCTTACATCAGTACATGGTGATTGCAATGATTTGAACTAAAAACCGGATACTTATTATGAATCAGAGAGAGTACTTTAAAAAActtgagctcaagaagcaattttACTGGAAAAGCTAAAGCACTATATGCTGAACTTGGTATCAGACTTGATTGACCATGAAACAAAAACATGGAACGAAGGTCTGGTCCGATCGATCTGCTTTTTCGCCGTGAAAGAAACTAGTTTCAGATTTGCTCTACCACCGTAGATACTGCATAAATGAACTGCATAATAAAAAAGGCCTTGGCGCCAGATTTTTACAACGATTTTACTAGTTCATACAAAAGGACACAATTAAACATTAATCTGGATGCAAAGCTAGGAACTAGTTGCTTAGCTAGTTCATTCTCTAGATCTAACCTAACCCTTGAAGTCCCGGGATATCTCAGGGGCATCTACGATGAGGCGCCAACACTGGTGACATCAATCATCATCATTGTAGTTGACCACGACGAAGCAGCTGCTATATAGGTTTCGTGTGCAATGGAGTGCCGCCACGCCTCGGTGAGGTCCGCCTTCTTCTGCTCGGCCTTATCACGGTGGAGCTTGGCGCTATCCGAGATGGTGCTAGCAAGATAGCCGGTGCCAAACGACCTACAAGTCGTGGTGATCCTGCTCCGCAACGGCGAGGGTTGCGCTATCGTCCGAGAAGTCTGAGGAGTCGTCCTCCGTGCCAGCGGGTTTGGGCGCCAACGACATGTGTAGTGGCACCGGAGGGAAAGCTCTCGCGAAGGCCTGCAATGGAGTGCAAATCGtaaatttttttcgataaagggaatatattaatatcgtgaagataccaattacacccagcctctgcacgaATGTAGTGCCCTAATGGCAATACTAATGCATACATCCATAAAGAAAAAAgttacaaaaaaaagaaaagtccAACTATAGTGACCAGTTACTTGTAACAGCGGACCAAACACCACCAAAACAGCACCAGAAATCCATCAACTCCAAAAaatgatgcctccaagaagggaacagtgcacaagcacCGTCATCGCCCTGATCAAAGACCAtagattttcaccctggagaaagtccgcgctcacaaaacaatgccttcaacaagatcattatcaggcacaaccaattaaggccagaccgtgGGTTTTCACCCTGTAGATTTAGACAGTGACTTCCTCCTGTGCTGTCGCCCCCACTTACCAATTCAGCTGCTCCAAGTCACAAATCACTAAGCCAGAATCTCTACACCCCAGAACTCAAACTTTGATTGCCAGTCACCAGTTCCCGGCTTCCATACCATTCTCCGTGTCTGATTTCACTATGGAACGACCGCAGAGCTTCACAACGCCCCCTCTGAAACCAATCGGtcagaaaaaaaaacatggtTGCGCGCGACCGAAACACCATCCGCACCGGCAAACTACAGGCATGTCGTCCATTTGGAATTCACCGGCGGAGTCTTCCGGAACTCAGTAGTCCAACCAAGATCAATGATGATCAGTGACAAGCAGTTCTTCAAAACGGAGAGAAAGGAATCCAAGGACCGTCAACCTCCAAAGGAAAGAGGATCTTTGCGCCCCAAGGCCAGTAGCCATCTGTGAGGGTGACACCACGCCCGAGGCCGGAGTGGACACGAAGCACAAGCAGAGGCCGAATTCTTCAGCTGCGCACAAACAGCCATATGTTGGCCCAAGCAGAGCAAGAAGTCCCGTGGCGAAGACCGAGCACGCAATCGAGCGTATGGCCCAGTCTGCCGCACACGCCATCACTCCGGCACGGCTGGAGATTCTCGCAGGCGTCAAGACATCATACAATGTCATGCTTGGCGAGATGTGCTTGGCCAATATATGCAGTCTGGCCGATCTTCTCCGCATTCCTGGATCAGAGCACCTGCGCGTGTGCATGTGGATGATCCACGCATCCAGCAGAGCATGTCCTGCGTTGGTTGCTAGCTATGCACAAGACGCGTACAAGTTGCCCTGGCGTGGCCGATTCAATCGGTAGACCGGCGTCTGCCACTTTCGAGGGCCAGCAGCGGCTGGATCACAAAGCCAACGGAGGACGGCGAGATCCGCACCGGATGGCAAGATTTGAAGTTGGCGGGAGGTTTGCCGCGGACTACGCCGGGATCCTGGCCTCCTGACCGCAACTGCAGCGATCCTGCGAAGATGCACCGCCAAGATCCGTGGACGTACATGGCGAAGAAGAGCATTCTAGGGCTAAGAAAAAAAAGGATGTGGAGCACGCCtcaccgccgccgtccgccgatgGACAGCAtcctccggcgacggcgagctaACTGGGGCGGCGTGGGAAGGCGCTctgtgttggtggcggcggcgcctccggagTCGCCTCAAGCTACCCGGGAGGCTAGGGCTTTTTTCGTGTAACTTCCAATTCGATCCCGTGCAAATCGTAAATGGAGAGCTCAAAGTCTCTTACTCGGAACAAATCGTAATGAagaagctcaacactatgcaagtatacaaagcaagaacaccaacgtGCTTAAATCCTTATCTCTCAAGTCCCACCAAAGCATCAAATACTAGGGAGGCACTAGTGAAAATGCATGgatccccatgtgtggttttggtaattaatgacaattcctATGAACTAATATTTTTATTGAGTTTTATATGAAGAAACCATCCATATAATGTTTGAAGACCATGTGTTTGATTCAAGGGTCGATGCGATGAAGATATAATATATGTTAAATATTGGCATCGAGCTCATCGGTTTAAAGAGATAAATTCAATATgataagaagaagaaatgaagatggtgcTCTTGTGTGGAACTCAAATAAGCCATGCTCTAACTTATGTGCTAAGCCATGgaggatcaagatctagagagtttgaTTTCAAGAGAAAAATTCAAGATATAGATCTAAATCGGTGTCATAATAGACTCACGAGTTGAACTATGGTTAACCAAGATTTATAGCATGTAATGAATGAAGAGTTGTTTATTTACCTCAAGATATTGTGATAGATCATGCGAATATATAATTAtgtttgaccaatacaaagagtgaagattgaattcaagttggttAACATGTGAAGCATAAAAAAAGTACCACGTGGGATCAAGTGAACTCgttgtatggtaagccttgtcaattatgcttcctGAAATAACCCATAATATATGTTATTATGTTGTCATGTGGGTTATGTATCTTTCCATAGGCATGCATCAAAAGCAAGATTTCATATAGCCGATGAGAGGATGATATCAAGTGGTGATGTcaatcaaggttgagaagggcaagttAAAGATGAGCATCTCGAGAAGATCATATGCTAAGTGAACGTCGCACCGGAGACTCCGGTGTCTGCACACCGGAGAATCCGGCCCAGTTGGTCACAACGGCTACATTTATTGTGGGGGTATAAATAACACACTTCTTCTCCAAATGAAGGTTGcggcttccactctctctcctctatTGTTCCAAAGCGCAGAACTCATAGATTTCCCTTCCTAGTCACTCAATCTTGTTGACCTCTTGGGAATCAAGTGAGGAACCTTAGGTCTACACTTTCACCAAAGGGCCACTTGTTTGTTGAAGAATCATGTTGTGAAATCTTAGCTTTGTGAGAAGTCGCCCTCGGACCTTACTTTGTGTTGTAAAAGTTCCAGAGTCGGTTGTttgggagcctccgattaagttgtggatgcatgCCCCAACCTTTATGTACAAGTGTCAGTTGCGACCTTGAAGGCAACCGCTTAGTCGAGCGTGAGCTAGGCCTTCATggtgttgctcaccggagaataggaTGAGGCTTTTGTGAAATTGGTAGGCCTTCGTGGCACCATACCcctccaacgtagacgtacttcctctAATAAGGAATGAACTACGGAAATCATACCGCGTGCTTCACCTCGGTTACATCTATCCTTTACTACACTTTACTATTTGTATTTTGTGTAGCTTGTTTGTATCTTAATagataaattcacatagttgcatatctagagaatttatctTTTATGTCAAGCttaaactgaaaaagaattaaaatttgattaGCATTTATTCACCCGCACTAGGTgtccatacgatcctttcactacCAGCTTGCGAGCTATTATCTTATATTTTTCTCTTTTAGTGTAAACTGTGGACTTCTGAATTCATAGTTGTGCCCTATATTTATGTAAACTATGCTTacctttctttttcatttttttacagTATAAAATTGTTGGGACCACTCGCTACCACAAACGGGCTGCGGGCCACCGTATACGGACGATAACAAATCGATTTTGTGTCCGAATTGCGGTGGCCTGTTGAGGTGGCCTAACTCCAAGTGGATACGAAATGCCAAATTGATGTGCTATGAATTTTTTATTGCGGGTAAATGTGCTTCGAATTTTAACAAGCTAAACTTTTGATGTTTTTAAACTTTGAACTGTGATGAGTTTTAACCTTGGCACCTTGGCACCCGCACAGATCAAATCCTAAATCCGGCAGTGCTCCACGGAGCCACGCTGTGCGCCCCCGCTCAAGGAAAATTTCCTCACCTTTCTTGTTTTCTCCCCGGATGCAACATCTCGGACCGCAAGAGGCAGCCACCCTCCCGCGCCACCTCCTAGAAGCCCACGTCGTCTCGCTGGTCCGCCAATGCTCCGGCCACCGAGCTCTCCGCGGCGCCCACGCGCGGCTACTCAGGCTCAGGCTCCCGCGCCTCACCTACGCCTTCGCGCTCTCCAAGCTCCtcgcctcctgcgccgcctccaccgccacctcctacGCGCGCAGCCTGTTCGACCAAATCCCCGAACCGACCACCTTCTGCTACAACTCACTCATCCGCGCGCTCTCCGGCACCAGCAACACCACCGCGGACGCCTTCCTGCTCTACCGCCGCATGCTGCGGGCGGGCGCCCCACCACCCAACAGCTTCACGCTTGCGTTCGCTATCAAGGCGTGCGCCACGGTTCTGGCTCTCGGAGAGGGCCAGCAGCTCCACTCGCAGGCCTACCGCCAGGGTCTGGAACCGAGCCTGTACGTGCAGACCGGGCTGCTTAACCTCTATGGCAGGTGCGAGGAGGTTGCGCTCGCCAGGGACGTGTTCGATCGCATGGCCGAGGACAAGAATTTGGTCGCGTGGAGCTCCATGATCGGTGGGTACTCGAGAGTGGGGATGGTGAACGAAGCATTGGATCTCTTCCGTGAAATGCAGGCTGCTGGGGTGAACCCGGATGAGGTCACGATGGTCAGTGTCATCTCTGCATGCGCCAAGGCAGGGGCTCTTGATTTGGGGAGGTGGGTGCACGCCTTTATCGATAGGAAAGGGATCGAGGTCGATCTTGAGCTGAGCACAGCGTTGATCGATATGTATGCAAAGTGCGGTCTGATAGAGCGGGCAAGGTCGGTATTTGACGCGATGGTGGAGAGGGATACCAAGGCATGGAGCGCGATGATAGTTGGGCTGGCCATGCATGGGCTTGCAGAGGATGCCTTGGGGCTTTTCTCAAGAATGCTACAGCTTAAGGTAAAAACGTTGCACTGATTTGTTTACAGTTATATTTGCTTGGTTAACTTTTGTTGATAACATGATCATATACATTAGCTCGTGTGGTAAAATGTAATGCTGATTATCTTTGTTCAGCATCTGATTGTGTGCTATTATACCATAAAATTTTCTCATGGCTCATAAATACCAAATGTGCTTAACTGATTTCATGCACTACACGGATGATCTCTACCTACATCGTCCAATGTGTATCAGCTCACGTACTCAAATTTGCTATAAATTGTCATAGCATGCAGTCTTTACAAAGGGACTCTGAGTTTGTATCCATTCTAATAGCTCTCACCTAAATTCTCGTGTTTATATTTCAGGTGAGACCCAACAATGTCACATTTATAGGTGTTTTGTCCGCCTGTGCTCACAATGGGTTAGTGGATGATGGCCGGCGATACTGGTCTACTATGCAAGAAATGGGCATTAAAGCTTCAATGGAGAACTACGGTTGCATGGTTGACCTTCTCTGTCGGTCTGGCTTTTTGGATGAAGCTTACTCATTCGTTACAGACATGCCCATATCACCAAATTCAGTAATTTGGAGGAATCTTCTTGTGGCGAGTAAAAACTCAAACAGAGTTGATATAGTAGAATCGGCTTCTAAGAGGCTCTTAGAGTTGGAACCTCAAAATTCAGAGAACTATGTGCTCCTCTCCAATCTGTTTGCGTCGAACTCCCAGTGGGATAGagtgaggtatatgagaaaaatgaTGAAGGCTAACAAAGTTACTGTTGTTGCTGGCTGTAGTTCGATTGAAATAAATGGCTACATGCACAAGTTTGTGGTGAGCGATGGTTCACACCCTGAAATCAAGGAGATAAGGCTGGTGCTGAGGGAAATAGCTGACCGGGTGCTACGTGCTGGACACAAGCCTTGGACTGCAGCCGTTCTACATGATGTTGATGAAGAGGAAAAAGAAGTTGCACTTTGTGAGCACAGTGAAAGGTTAGCCATTGCGTATGGGTTGTTGAAGACAAAAGCACCACATGTCATTCGGGTAGTAAAGAATTTGCGGTTCTGTCCTGATTGCCATGAAGTGACAAAAATAATAAGCAAATCATATGACCGAGAGATCATTGTCAGGGACCGTGTTCGTTTCCATAGATTTATTGGAGGACATTGTTCTTGCAAGGACTTCTGGTGATTGCTTAACCGACTGAATAACGTATATTAAATGATTATTCAAAGCGTGCCAGATGTGATGCCTTAAGAAGAAGGTTGTTTCAGAAGGGATAAGATGGAAATACCGGAAAAAACCACATTGTGCAAACGATGTATGTGCATGTTCTCACACCTAGATTAATTAACTCCAGGTGCAGATATTGGAGCTTCCTATTCTGATACCACCACTGAAAGTTATTGAAGTATATTTTACATCATCGAGGTACTTTTTTTTACCGTAATTTGATGTTTAGGTCATGTTGTTCATATATAAATTAGTGATGGAGGTATGTTCTATCAACCTAACATAACCTAAAAGAGAAGACGACTATGTTGCTGTCATGACTTGTTTAAATGTCTGTTATCAGTCTCTGTCCATGTGTTATCAAATATTAGTTGCATCGTTTGTAACACAATTCAATGGAACTATATTTTACATCATCGAGGTACTCTTTTTACCTTATTTTGACGGTTAAGTACTGTCGTTCTTATCTAAATAGGTGACAACTGATTTTCTACCAAACTAACATAACCTAGAAGAGAAGGCGACTACATTGCTGTTATGGCTTGTTCATATGTCTCTGTGAAAGGTCTCTGTCCATGCTTTCTCAATGTTTGTTTTTTGATACATGCTTAAACAAAATAATGATTAATTGTGCCATTGATAACACGACCTATACATGTTGATCAGTTCTAAAACTACCATCGGATGCATTAGAATTCAAATGTTTGATTAATGTTTATTTCTCCATGACAAGGTGGCTACTCGATGGGGACCAACATTTCATTACTCAGTACTAAACCCCTCCATTTCCCGCATGGTGCTACCAGCAGGCATAAGGTCCAAGAGTTTCAGACCACAGTGGAAGAGCAGGAGGGCTGGGACGCTAGAACATGTCGCGTTTGTCAGGCAAGGTAGCTGGTGAACATGACCTGGTCGGTGGCTGCTCGTGCCGGTCCCAGAAGTAAAAAACTAAAAATGGTGTTGCTAGGCTTTGGAGGCTCAAGTCAACTTTGCAGTGCTGAAATGTGTGATTCGATGTGAACTGGGAAACTGGTTACATCACCACGAGCCTATTAATCGGTTACTGTACTGGTTACATCATACACCTTAATTTAGATGCATCTACAAATgcaatttagacaaatcttacaCTCGTCTTTTACCcattttttttcaatttcttGGAATGAGAACATCTCATCTCATCGCCATTACACCTTAATGGTAGACAGAGTACTAATCATCTCATCGAAAACTTACAACAGCTAGCCAAACGAAGGctaacagaaaaaaaaagaatataaATTCAGCTTCAGTATAAAACTTAATGATTTGTAAGGAAGCCAAACAAATTCAGCTTCAATATAAAACTCAAAGAGACAGCAAAATAGACATCGTGCTGATTACACAAAATAAACACAAGGGCGTACATACTTCAACTGACAATTTTTATAACAACGATCACTGTTGCTGAAACGAATGTGGAGCAaaccgttcaacaaagaatgagaTACCAACTCAGAAGTTCACATACTGATACTGAAACATAAGCAAAGTAAGGCTTTGTTGGTAGCCCGATACCAGGAAGCAGCCTATGAGTAGCACCCACGAGGTCTCGCATATACTTAAGAAGCTAGTTGGTTCTGACCCCAAAATGAAAACATCCCCTTGTACTTCGCAGCCACAAATTGACGCGATAGCATGCTCAAGGGCGCCTCCTTGCAGCTGCTCGCGCTACGCTTGATTGGTTCAATGCTCTTCAGTACAGGTGCCGGAGATACGGCCTCTTCCTTTTTGACACTATCTGGTGGCAGCCATAGAGATAATTTATGATACTCAGGAACTGTATTCTCAATGCTGTTGATACTGCTGAGATGTGCCTGACGATGTTGAGGATCACTTGTGTCAGTTCTGCTGCTAATGCTATTGTCGTATGCCTTTAGATGTTGAGGATCACTAGTATCAGTTCTGCTACTGCCGCCGCTGGTACTGCGGTAAGATGATTTCTTATCTCTTTTGCTGCTGCTACTGTGGTGAGAATGCTTCTTGTCCTTTTTGCTTCCACTGCTactgcggctgctgctgctgcccttTGGAGGCTTGTACTTGTAGTTGCTCTTCCTCGAACTTCTATGGTGTGGCCTCACGGTGTGTGAGTCAGAAGTAACAGGAGGATCATATACATCAGGAGCCCATGAAACACTCAAGTTTGTGACAATACCCCGCTTCGCTCGGCTTCCTTTCATTGCAGAAACCAGCAATGGGGTCACCTGCATATACAATGGATGTTACATATCAGGGTATGGTCAATCCATGTACAAAATAAAACATTCCACGGAAGCAATACAATAATTGGAGAAGAACAGCCCTAGGACATCATGCTTATTTCACATACAATTCAGATAAACATAATCCAGCCATTTAAATGAACAAAaaaatgatatatatatatattcagacAAATATGCAACATTATATGATAACTGGCATAGAGGCATCAACACAACATATTTATCCAAACAGAGACAAGCGGTGAAACCTCCTCCTACAGAGAAGGAGTGGAATATCACAAGCGCAGAATCACATTTAACTATCTGGAATTCTAAACAAGTTATAATATGTTATGAGAATCAAGAGTCGTTAGTAAAAAATGAACGTGTAATGCTTACAGAACCATCTTTTAATCCTTAAGAACTAAAGGATTATTGCCCTATGATTCATTCGGTATAAATAGAACAAGAACAAACACTTTGAATAGCAAGATAAGCCTAACAAGGAAGAGTCCATACTTACCTTTGATACAGAATCTCCATCCTCTGATTTTCCAATTGAAGATTCAGATGCATTGCCAGCAAGGGAGGCTGACGATGTGACCAGTTCAGTGTCAACATCTGCCAAGTCATCAGCTGAATCCGATTCAAGAGAAAGTGAATCCTCATTTTCATCAGAGTCTTCACTCAGATCTGACCCTTCACCAACATTCACATCACAGACCTGCGTCACTTCAGCAAGGGCCAGACCAATTTCCTCGACAACCAAACCATCTTGGGCACATGCTATTATAGCTTCGACATTTTCATCTCCAAGGCGAGCACAAGAGCTGTGCTGAAAACCTGCCTTTTCACAGGTGCTGGGGCAGAGACATGAGCTGCTGCTCACACCTTCGGCACTGAAGCCTACCAAAGGTCCGCCCATCCACAACCGTAACCCCAAGGTCAGAAGAGAACTCCCTGCATAGCAGGACAAAGCTTAAATTAGAAGCAGACCTCAGAACAAGTCAAGGGCTGCATAAGGACCACGCACTAGATTACTGGACAAAGTTTGAAGACCATAAATAGAAATAGGTGATCATCTATGTTCATGCAAATATATTCTTCATGTTGGAAGTAAATTTAATCCGAGGCAATATTTCTGGCAAAA contains:
- the LOC124666627 gene encoding aspartyl protease family protein At5g10770-like — protein: MASAIHPCLLLCLLFVAPHLGSCYHTSNTYGGRHVLVRDGGLPVMHRLSPYSPSAGGVGDAFYRDTLRLHALFGDSTGTPLVALPGAFEYHVSIGYGTPAQKLTMGFDTATVGATLLRCKPCAAGDPCHKAFNPSRSSSLAQIPCGSQDCPFKACSGPTCTVAVTKKGAVVLNATFVTDTLTAAPAIPVNDFRFACLEMGGARTTGSDSSSGVLDLSRESHSLASRVVLTPETVAFSYCLPWDPASRGFLSFGAARPERAGRGVTYATLRRNAARPSMYFVKLVGVTVGLSEISVPPAPAIACDALVEVHTTFTYLKPEVYAVLRDKFRRGMKQYVVAPSSSGLDTCYDFTHLNTIDMPMISLRFEGGTTLELGIEQMMYFKDPRNIFSVGCLAFAPVPAYAPVVAVIGSLAQSETEVVYDVLQGKLGLVPDRC
- the LOC124668619 gene encoding pentatricopeptide repeat-containing protein At2g02980, chloroplastic-like — protein: MQHLGPQEAATLPRHLLEAHVVSLVRQCSGHRALRGAHARLLRLRLPRLTYAFALSKLLASCAASTATSYARSLFDQIPEPTTFCYNSLIRALSGTSNTTADAFLLYRRMLRAGAPPPNSFTLAFAIKACATVLALGEGQQLHSQAYRQGLEPSLYVQTGLLNLYGRCEEVALARDVFDRMAEDKNLVAWSSMIGGYSRVGMVNEALDLFREMQAAGVNPDEVTMVSVISACAKAGALDLGRWVHAFIDRKGIEVDLELSTALIDMYAKCGLIERARSVFDAMVERDTKAWSAMIVGLAMHGLAEDALGLFSRMLQLKVRPNNVTFIGVLSACAHNGLVDDGRRYWSTMQEMGIKASMENYGCMVDLLCRSGFLDEAYSFVTDMPISPNSVIWRNLLVASKNSNRVDIVESASKRLLELEPQNSENYVLLSNLFASNSQWDRVRYMRKMMKANKVTVVAGCSSIEINGYMHKFVVSDGSHPEIKEIRLVLREIADRVLRAGHKPWTAAVLHDVDEEEKEVALCEHSERLAIAYGLLKTKAPHVIRVVKNLRFCPDCHEVTKIISKSYDREIIVRDRVRFHRFIGGHCSCKDFW
- the LOC124661002 gene encoding dentin sialophosphoprotein-like, with product MGGPLVGFSAEGVSSSSCLCPSTCEKAGFQHSSCARLGDENVEAIIACAQDGLVVEEIGLALAEVTQVCDVNVGEGSDLSEDSDENEDSLSLESDSADDLADVDTELVTSSASLAGNASESSIGKSEDGDSVSKVTPLLVSAMKGSRAKRGIVTNLSVSWAPDVYDPPVTSDSHTVRPHHRSSRKSNYKYKPPKGSSSSRSSSGSKKDKKHSHHSSSSKRDKKSSYRSTSGGSSRTDTSDPQHLKAYDNSISSRTDTSDPQHRQAHLSSINSIENTVPEYHKLSLWLPPDSVKKEEAVSPAPVLKSIEPIKRSASSCKEAPLSMLSRQFVAAKYKGMFSFWGQNQLAS